One Microbacter margulisiae genomic window carries:
- a CDS encoding sialate O-acetylesterase — MRFLIGLIFVFFIQQAYPHNLKIEALFSDNMVLQQQTKAPIWGWCRNGHKVFITTSWDHHTYVSISQKDGRWSALINTPHAGGPFLVHVRSGDENVVIKNVYIGEVWLVSGQSNMSMPLKGYYCQPVLGSNDAILNSNNKKIHFVNIPTMAAFKPQSNVRNVQWQVASSENAGDCSAVGWFFSDRLHKSLNVPIGIINASFSGSNVEAWMTPTACSEFRDIKIPIFSDSTSYVINNIATVLFNGMISPIVGYGIKGLIWYQGESNVFNVPRYAPSVVAMVNDWRKLWKEGNFPFYFAQIAPYDYKQWNFFTPQWPDISAYLRESQVKIQKLIPNSGMAVLLDIGDSLCIHPSHKKEVGNRLALLALAKTYGRQGFEFQSPEYDHMNVIGNKAIIYFSKTFNGLTSYGKKLTLFEIAGDNKVFYKAHAYINTDSGTVVVSCPLVPHPIAVRYAFKDYVKAELFGTGGLPVSSFRTDDW, encoded by the coding sequence ATGAGATTTCTTATAGGATTGATTTTTGTGTTTTTTATACAGCAAGCATATCCTCATAATCTAAAGATTGAAGCCTTATTTAGCGATAACATGGTTTTACAGCAGCAAACTAAAGCTCCTATTTGGGGCTGGTGCCGAAATGGGCATAAAGTATTTATTACTACCTCTTGGGATCATCATACTTATGTTTCAATAAGTCAAAAAGATGGAAGATGGAGTGCTTTGATAAATACTCCTCATGCAGGAGGTCCCTTTCTCGTTCATGTGAGAAGTGGGGATGAAAATGTTGTTATTAAGAATGTATACATTGGAGAGGTTTGGCTGGTCAGTGGTCAGTCAAATATGAGTATGCCTTTAAAAGGATATTATTGTCAACCTGTTTTGGGTTCTAATGATGCTATCCTGAATTCCAATAATAAAAAGATTCACTTTGTTAATATTCCAACAATGGCGGCCTTTAAACCACAATCTAATGTCCGCAATGTTCAATGGCAAGTTGCTTCATCTGAGAATGCCGGTGATTGTAGTGCTGTTGGTTGGTTTTTTAGCGATAGATTACATAAATCATTAAATGTTCCTATTGGAATTATTAATGCTAGCTTTAGTGGTTCAAATGTAGAAGCGTGGATGACTCCAACAGCTTGCAGTGAATTTAGAGATATTAAAATCCCGATTTTTAGTGATAGTACTTCTTATGTCATTAATAATATTGCTACTGTATTATTTAATGGCATGATTTCTCCTATTGTGGGCTATGGTATTAAGGGATTAATTTGGTATCAGGGCGAATCTAATGTGTTCAATGTGCCTCGATATGCGCCTTCTGTAGTTGCTATGGTCAATGACTGGCGTAAATTATGGAAGGAAGGTAATTTCCCTTTTTATTTTGCACAAATAGCTCCGTATGATTATAAACAATGGAATTTTTTTACACCTCAATGGCCAGATATTTCTGCGTATTTACGCGAATCACAGGTAAAGATTCAGAAGCTAATTCCTAATAGTGGCATGGCTGTGCTTTTAGATATTGGAGATAGCTTATGTATTCATCCTTCTCATAAAAAAGAAGTAGGAAATCGTTTGGCGTTGTTAGCATTGGCAAAAACATATGGGAGACAAGGGTTTGAATTTCAGAGTCCAGAATATGATCATATGAATGTGATAGGGAATAAGGCTATTATATATTTTTCGAAAACATTTAATGGGCTTACTAGTTACGGAAAGAAGTTAACCCTATTTGAAATCGCAGGGGACAATAAAGTGTTTTATAAGGCTCATGCCTATATCAATACTGACAGCGGAACTGTTGTAGTTAGTTGTCCGTTAGTACCACATCCTATTGCAGTACGATATGCATTTAAAGATTATGTAAAAGCTGAATTATTTGGTACTGGAGGACTACCGGTTTCATCTTTTAGGACAGATGATTGGTAA
- a CDS encoding beta-N-acetylhexosaminidase, translating to MIIAVFCTVDVVGQQAVALIPRPVQVQELQGSFELTGSTAIVAGRSEKELGEYLRDKLHSSTGYNLKVRAAEGETNHIVLQIDPGLTLPSEGYRLTVGKQGATITGKDRGGVFNGIQTLLQLLPPQVYADTLARGIAWKMPSVTITDYPRFRYRGMMLDVSRQFFDVPEVEQYIDWLSMHKINRFHWHLTDDQGWRIQIKHYPRLTSVGAWRGPKEQLPPAYGSGDKRYGGYYTQKQIRAVVRYAAQRNVEIIPEIDIPGHSRAVAVSYPQILCKPDTAFLEKGSRATANWDWRDPNVWCVGNEQNYKMLKVILKEVASFFPSKYIHIGGDEVNPYYWDHCTRCRALMKKEHMTNAMELQHYFMQRVEGILHSLGKRMAGWDEIMDGGKLDSTTAVYAWRSTAKASEAAMSHYPTVLMMGSYFYFDMAQSVNDRGHDWAGIVSLKKVYSFNPLENNLFPDASFHYVKGVQGALWSELLNKPPRFMEYQSYPRIAALAEIGWTPQGERNWGDFYTRLTHTHFERMKYMNIAFRVPPPEVWYRSGYVTVVPPYPGAEVRYTTDGSIPTVASPIYRDSIATRFPDSVQCRTFYSASLASIPLKPVRVAAGEWTMEPATGMTQQAWNINPVFDQAGSWDIAFTPDTLDNTFSVKQVELLENGITISSARLGNITKGSWRYRLVVPAYDATKQYTLRAEMQSSKASTGKVSMQRLPYLTPETGIIVNMPLMQHNALPLTDYDFSTTVSCMPNARAGDNLTFVFASPLVCKTITSVTGMPMLGLFPIQHGHLELSYDGTHFEYAVPYTDGTASVSPAHAVKAVRIVIDAPTDAPMMVIQDLRIE from the coding sequence ATGATCATTGCTGTATTTTGTACGGTGGATGTAGTTGGGCAGCAGGCAGTTGCATTGATACCCCGTCCGGTTCAGGTGCAGGAGCTACAGGGCAGTTTTGAGTTAACGGGGTCGACAGCTATAGTAGCCGGGCGATCGGAGAAAGAGCTAGGGGAGTATTTAAGAGATAAGCTGCATTCCTCTACGGGTTATAACCTGAAGGTTCGGGCGGCAGAAGGAGAGACCAACCACATTGTTTTACAGATAGATCCGGGGCTTACCCTGCCTTCGGAAGGCTACCGGTTGACGGTAGGCAAGCAAGGAGCCACCATTACGGGCAAAGACCGCGGGGGAGTGTTTAATGGCATCCAGACGCTGTTGCAACTGTTGCCACCCCAGGTATATGCCGACACGCTGGCGCGGGGTATTGCCTGGAAGATGCCCAGTGTTACCATAACCGACTATCCCCGTTTCCGTTACCGCGGTATGATGCTGGATGTCTCCCGCCAGTTTTTTGATGTACCGGAGGTAGAGCAATATATCGACTGGCTGTCGATGCATAAGATCAACCGTTTCCACTGGCACCTGACAGATGACCAGGGCTGGCGCATCCAGATCAAACATTATCCGCGTCTGACCAGTGTAGGGGCATGGCGCGGGCCTAAGGAGCAGTTGCCTCCGGCATACGGTTCCGGAGATAAGCGCTATGGAGGATATTATACACAAAAACAGATCCGGGCAGTGGTCCGTTATGCCGCACAGCGCAATGTGGAAATCATTCCTGAGATTGATATTCCGGGGCACAGCCGTGCAGTAGCAGTGTCCTATCCCCAAATCCTGTGCAAGCCCGATACGGCCTTCCTAGAGAAAGGTTCACGCGCTACAGCTAACTGGGACTGGCGCGATCCCAACGTATGGTGTGTGGGAAACGAGCAAAACTATAAAATGCTAAAAGTGATCCTTAAGGAAGTCGCTTCCTTTTTCCCCTCCAAATACATCCATATCGGGGGAGACGAAGTCAATCCGTATTACTGGGATCACTGTACGCGGTGCCGGGCCTTGATGAAGAAGGAACACATGACCAACGCGATGGAACTGCAACACTATTTTATGCAACGGGTGGAAGGCATCCTGCACTCTCTGGGCAAAAGGATGGCCGGCTGGGATGAGATCATGGACGGAGGGAAGCTGGATAGCACTACGGCAGTGTATGCCTGGCGTTCGACGGCCAAGGCCTCGGAGGCAGCCATGAGCCATTACCCCACGGTATTGATGATGGGAAGCTATTTCTATTTTGATATGGCCCAATCGGTAAATGACCGGGGCCATGACTGGGCCGGCATTGTATCTCTAAAGAAGGTATACTCGTTTAATCCGTTGGAAAATAACCTGTTTCCCGATGCTTCGTTTCATTATGTAAAAGGCGTACAGGGGGCACTGTGGTCGGAACTATTGAACAAGCCACCCCGCTTTATGGAATACCAGTCCTATCCCCGTATCGCAGCGCTCGCAGAAATCGGGTGGACGCCCCAGGGCGAGAGGAATTGGGGAGATTTCTATACCCGCCTGACCCACACCCATTTTGAGCGGATGAAATACATGAATATCGCTTTCCGAGTACCCCCACCGGAAGTATGGTACCGCTCGGGTTATGTCACCGTTGTGCCACCCTATCCGGGGGCAGAGGTCCGCTATACAACCGATGGGAGTATCCCCACCGTAGCATCACCCATATACCGGGATTCCATTGCCACCCGTTTCCCGGATTCAGTACAATGCCGGACATTTTACAGCGCCTCGCTGGCCAGCATCCCACTCAAGCCCGTACGGGTGGCTGCCGGGGAATGGACGATGGAGCCAGCCACCGGTATGACCCAGCAAGCCTGGAATATCAATCCCGTCTTCGACCAGGCAGGCAGTTGGGATATTGCCTTTACCCCGGATACCCTGGACAACACCTTTTCGGTGAAACAGGTAGAATTGCTGGAGAATGGCATTACCATATCCTCAGCCCGTTTGGGAAATATTACGAAGGGGAGCTGGCGCTATCGCCTGGTTGTCCCGGCCTATGACGCCACGAAACAATATACGCTTCGGGCAGAGATGCAAAGCAGCAAAGCCTCAACAGGAAAGGTCAGCATGCAACGCCTGCCTTACCTGACCCCGGAAACAGGTATTATCGTCAATATGCCGCTGATGCAACACAATGCCCTGCCATTGACGGATTATGACTTCAGCACAACCGTTTCGTGCATGCCCAATGCCAGGGCAGGCGATAACCTGACCTTTGTATTTGCCTCGCCGCTGGTATGCAAAACCATCACCTCGGTCACAGGCATGCCGATGCTGGGCCTGTTCCCGATTCAGCACGGACACCTGGAACTGTCGTATGACGGGACACATTTTGAGTATGCTGTTCCTTATACGGATGGTACAGCATCCGTATCCCCGGCCCATGCGGTAAAAGCCGTGCGCATTGTCATAGACGCCCCGACGGACGCCCCGATGATGGTGATCCAGGATCTGCGGATTGAATAA
- a CDS encoding right-handed parallel beta-helix repeat-containing protein produces MMRNKLHSKIILLLLFSLLWIQYSTSTNYYFDSRWGKNDNSGISSTSPLRSLYMIKRIVIKPGDSILLKSGDVFLEPLCISAKGANNQPIVIGKYGGDKKPYLKGDGSYLEMVHVYNSENIVIRDLEISNKGLKPRPYLSGLLVDLHNYGKAKNILITNLYIHDIYGSLYKGDGYNNKEVGAGQAIMLQSVSGNGPDSIPSCFDGLTVKNCYIKDSQRNGIMMWGNWIRKYWFPSTHIIIEHNIIDGVPGDGIVPVGCEAPLIQYNIIKNCPKTLPPTEACDGIWPWSCDNAVIQYNIVSDQNSQVDGYGFDSDYNCTNSLFQYNLSFNNAGGFLLLCNSGGWPQEFSIGNRGTIVSYNISINDGIRQYIVKGMSKFFSPIIHITGPTENSKIEHNIIYTKKKRLNDMDKRIICSDNWSGYSDSTYFENNYIYVEEPTKAFDKSKATNNFFKGNLFVGPLLTPNIGFQAYHGKFDKKMWYSPKDPHWRNMIEFVKNISIPINGKMRKVLDIIGYN; encoded by the coding sequence ATGATGAGAAATAAACTGCACAGCAAGATCATATTATTACTGTTGTTTTCTTTATTATGGATACAATATAGTACAAGTACAAATTATTATTTTGACTCACGGTGGGGGAAAAATGATAACTCTGGCATATCATCCACAAGTCCTTTGAGAAGCTTGTATATGATTAAAAGAATAGTTATTAAACCAGGTGATAGTATTTTATTAAAATCGGGTGATGTTTTTTTGGAACCTTTATGTATTTCAGCCAAAGGAGCTAACAATCAACCAATTGTGATAGGAAAATATGGAGGAGATAAAAAACCTTATTTAAAAGGAGATGGATCATATTTAGAAATGGTACATGTTTATAATTCTGAGAATATAGTAATCAGAGATTTAGAAATTTCAAACAAAGGGCTTAAACCTCGTCCTTATCTTTCTGGTTTATTAGTTGATCTTCATAATTATGGAAAAGCTAAAAATATTTTAATTACGAATTTGTATATTCACGATATCTATGGTTCTCTTTATAAAGGAGATGGATATAACAATAAAGAAGTAGGAGCCGGACAGGCTATAATGTTACAATCCGTAAGTGGAAATGGACCTGATTCTATTCCTTCGTGTTTTGATGGGTTAACAGTGAAAAATTGTTATATCAAAGATTCTCAACGTAATGGAATTATGATGTGGGGAAACTGGATTCGCAAGTATTGGTTTCCAAGCACCCATATAATAATAGAACACAATATTATAGATGGAGTACCCGGAGATGGCATTGTTCCTGTTGGATGTGAGGCGCCTTTGATTCAATATAATATTATAAAGAATTGTCCTAAAACATTACCTCCTACCGAGGCTTGTGATGGCATCTGGCCATGGTCTTGCGATAATGCAGTAATTCAGTATAATATTGTAAGTGATCAAAATTCCCAAGTAGATGGATATGGTTTTGATTCTGATTATAATTGCACTAATTCATTATTTCAATATAATCTAAGCTTTAACAATGCAGGAGGCTTTTTGTTATTGTGCAACTCAGGGGGATGGCCTCAAGAGTTTAGCATTGGGAATAGAGGTACTATTGTCAGCTATAACATTAGTATTAATGACGGCATTCGACAATATATAGTAAAAGGAATGTCTAAGTTTTTTTCTCCGATTATCCATATTACAGGGCCAACCGAAAATAGTAAAATTGAACATAATATCATTTATACAAAAAAGAAAAGACTTAATGATATGGATAAGAGAATTATATGTTCTGATAATTGGAGTGGTTATTCGGATAGTACATATTTTGAGAATAATTATATTTATGTAGAAGAGCCTACCAAGGCCTTTGATAAGAGCAAGGCTACAAATAATTTTTTTAAAGGAAATTTATTTGTTGGTCCTTTGTTAACCCCTAACATTGGATTTCAAGCTTATCACGGTAAGTTTGATAAAAAGATGTGGTACTCGCCTAAAGATCCTCATTGGAGAAATATGATAGAATTTGTTAAGAACATTTCTATTCCGATTAATGGAAAAATGAGGAAAGTTTTGGATATCATTGGGTACAATTAA
- a CDS encoding MFS transporter translates to MKNQSHPRRNYYIVSLILLTFFVISFLTNIIGPLVPDIIKGFHLNLTLVAVLPFAFFIAYGIISIPAGILVEKYKEKKMMAAAFTISFVGALMLALFPNYLTAVVSLFLIGCGMAMLQVVINPLLRTSGGEEHYAFNSVLAQLIFGLASFLSPLVYSCLVTDLDTTGGTHSLLASLVPHNLPWVSLYWLFVVVSLAMIAIILVSRFPKVILSDEEKAPALQVHIALLRKPVVVLFFIGIFCYVGTEQGVANWISQFLYAYHHYDPQITGARAVAYFWGFMTAGGLLGLGLLKLMDSRKVLVGFTVMAIVSLSLGLFAKGGIVLVAFPLVGFFASVMYPVIFSLALNSLQEHHGAFSGILLTGVIGGAIVPLVIGWLGDHVGLRTGMYFLYLTLGYILSVGFWARPIIVNKTIRHGHRRDQITE, encoded by the coding sequence ATGAAAAACCAATCCCATCCCAGGAGGAACTATTATATCGTGTCGCTGATCCTGCTGACCTTTTTTGTGATCTCTTTCCTGACCAACATCATCGGGCCGCTGGTTCCCGACATTATCAAAGGCTTCCATCTGAACCTCACGCTGGTGGCCGTTCTGCCATTTGCTTTCTTTATTGCCTATGGCATTATCTCCATTCCGGCAGGCATCCTGGTTGAGAAATACAAGGAAAAGAAGATGATGGCAGCCGCGTTTACCATCTCATTTGTCGGGGCGCTGATGCTGGCGCTGTTTCCCAACTACCTAACGGCAGTAGTATCCCTGTTCCTTATCGGCTGCGGGATGGCGATGCTGCAGGTGGTCATTAACCCGCTGCTGCGCACCTCAGGCGGGGAAGAACACTACGCCTTCAATTCCGTTCTGGCACAACTCATCTTCGGGCTGGCCTCCTTTCTCAGCCCGTTGGTCTATTCCTGCCTGGTGACCGATCTTGACACCACGGGAGGCACTCATTCCCTTTTGGCCTCGCTGGTACCGCACAACCTGCCCTGGGTTTCGCTCTATTGGTTGTTTGTTGTTGTCAGCCTGGCAATGATTGCCATCATCCTGGTATCCCGGTTCCCGAAGGTCATCCTGAGCGATGAAGAAAAAGCTCCTGCGTTGCAGGTACACATCGCCCTTCTCAGGAAGCCCGTTGTCGTCCTGTTCTTTATCGGCATCTTCTGTTATGTTGGCACAGAACAGGGCGTGGCCAACTGGATTTCGCAGTTCCTCTATGCCTACCACCACTATGACCCACAGATTACAGGCGCCAGGGCGGTAGCCTATTTCTGGGGTTTTATGACAGCGGGAGGATTGCTGGGGCTTGGATTACTGAAGCTCATGGACAGCCGCAAGGTACTGGTAGGATTCACGGTGATGGCCATTGTATCGCTGAGCCTTGGATTGTTTGCAAAGGGAGGCATTGTGTTGGTAGCCTTTCCGCTGGTAGGTTTTTTTGCCTCGGTGATGTACCCGGTGATCTTCTCCCTGGCGCTGAACTCCCTGCAAGAGCATCATGGTGCCTTTTCCGGCATCCTGTTAACCGGAGTGATCGGAGGAGCCATCGTCCCGCTGGTCATTGGATGGCTTGGCGACCATGTAGGTTTGCGCACCGGTATGTATTTCCTGTACCTGACACTTGGTTATATCCTCAGTGTAGGCTTTTGGGCCAGGCCGATCATTGTGAACAAGACTATCCGGCATGGCCACAGGAGGGATCAAATCACTGAATGA
- a CDS encoding glycoside hydrolase family 2 protein: protein MKRYLNITGLLLALSAALPANATKAGEWNVQKEEIRSNWQIQSSAKAGSDGTMLSGANATTKGWYAATVPGSILGSLVNDGIYKDIFYGRNLEKIPESLFNVPWWYRTTFTVGTPSAGQVYRLRFNGISYRADIWLNGKKIASSDTLQGSFRQFVLEVTPYIRKGTNVLALEVTRAGAGELSVGFVDWNPEPADHNMGIWRDVELLGSGPVSIAEPFVETQVDTATLDHAAITISARLHNHSGQRMSGELRGMIGNTVAFSQQVTIPPYTSKEIRFTPSRFPQLKMDHPRLWWVHTLGKPNLYDLHLQFYAGKALSDNNYLRFGIREVSDYITKEGHRGFRLNGKKILVKGGGWTDPMFLNATPAYESAGIDYAVHMNLNAIRMEGFWGHDQHIYDLCDEKGILIMAGFSCQWEWSNLMKTKDDQYSAIITPEQNDIAAGSWQDQVIWLRNHPSIFLWLYGSDKWPRPTLEKRYLDILKKYDPTRPSVSSAAEHTSVLTGPSAVKMRGPYDYVPPMYWYADTTHGGAFGFNTETGPGPEIPVLESLKKMIPNDSIWPIGSAWMYHAARGAFHNLTAYNRAMDNRLGAPKDLEDYLRKAQYLNYEGMRAMYEAFEANRFRATGIIQWMYNASWPKLWWQLYDYYLMPTGAFYGAQSANEPLHISYNYGNNSIDAMNNTSAVANGLSAEVRVFDFDMKPVFHQTISLHSLPAQATKQVVTLPSDLNVSTTWFLDLRLYNTTHQLISTNFYVLSTRHDELDEAKSNWYITPQSQYADLTMLQQLPMVTLDKRVSVTQQGGNTRVTVKLKNPTKQLAFMVYLDLKDKTRDASVTPVFWGENYFTLLPGEERTISGYCHSADLHGDAAEVTVGGWNVK from the coding sequence ATGAAACGCTATTTGAATATAACCGGGCTGCTTCTGGCATTATCCGCAGCACTCCCGGCAAACGCAACCAAAGCCGGAGAGTGGAACGTTCAAAAAGAAGAGATACGAAGCAACTGGCAGATACAATCCTCAGCAAAAGCCGGATCCGACGGGACAATGCTCTCGGGAGCGAATGCCACCACGAAAGGCTGGTATGCAGCTACCGTTCCCGGCAGTATCTTAGGCTCCCTGGTCAACGACGGCATCTACAAGGACATCTTCTATGGCCGTAACCTGGAGAAGATACCCGAGAGCCTCTTTAATGTTCCCTGGTGGTACAGGACAACCTTTACAGTTGGAACACCTTCCGCCGGCCAGGTCTACCGCCTTCGTTTCAATGGGATCAGCTACCGTGCCGATATATGGTTAAACGGGAAGAAGATTGCCTCTTCAGATACACTACAGGGAAGCTTCAGGCAATTTGTGCTGGAGGTCACCCCCTACATAAGGAAAGGCACCAATGTACTGGCACTGGAAGTCACCAGGGCAGGAGCAGGAGAATTAAGTGTCGGCTTTGTAGACTGGAACCCCGAACCGGCCGATCACAACATGGGCATATGGCGTGATGTGGAGTTACTGGGCAGCGGGCCTGTGAGCATAGCAGAACCCTTTGTGGAAACCCAGGTAGATACTGCGACCCTCGACCATGCAGCAATTACCATCAGCGCCCGGTTGCATAACCATAGCGGCCAGCGTATGTCAGGGGAACTCAGGGGCATGATCGGGAACACGGTCGCCTTTTCACAACAAGTCACCATTCCCCCTTACACAAGCAAGGAAATACGCTTTACGCCATCCCGGTTTCCACAACTGAAGATGGACCATCCGCGGCTATGGTGGGTACATACGCTGGGCAAGCCCAACCTGTACGACCTCCATTTGCAGTTCTATGCCGGCAAGGCACTCTCGGACAATAACTATCTCCGGTTTGGGATCCGGGAGGTATCCGATTATATCACGAAAGAAGGACACAGGGGATTCCGGCTGAACGGGAAGAAGATACTGGTCAAGGGAGGAGGCTGGACCGACCCGATGTTCCTGAATGCCACGCCAGCCTATGAATCAGCCGGCATCGACTATGCCGTCCACATGAACCTGAATGCCATCCGGATGGAAGGGTTCTGGGGTCATGACCAGCACATCTATGACCTGTGTGACGAAAAAGGTATCCTGATCATGGCAGGCTTCAGTTGCCAGTGGGAGTGGTCGAACCTCATGAAGACGAAAGACGATCAATACAGTGCCATCATCACCCCTGAACAAAACGACATCGCCGCCGGTTCGTGGCAGGATCAGGTCATCTGGCTGCGCAACCACCCGAGCATCTTCCTGTGGCTTTACGGGAGTGACAAATGGCCGCGTCCCACCCTGGAGAAGCGTTACTTAGATATTTTGAAGAAGTATGATCCGACACGGCCCTCGGTATCCTCGGCAGCCGAGCACACCAGTGTGTTGACAGGACCGTCAGCGGTGAAGATGCGCGGGCCGTATGACTACGTTCCCCCGATGTACTGGTATGCCGATACCACTCATGGAGGCGCTTTCGGGTTTAATACGGAGACAGGCCCCGGTCCGGAGATACCGGTGCTGGAGAGCCTGAAGAAGATGATCCCCAACGATTCGATCTGGCCTATCGGCAGCGCGTGGATGTACCATGCAGCACGCGGGGCTTTCCATAACCTGACAGCCTATAACCGCGCCATGGATAACCGGTTGGGTGCCCCCAAAGATTTGGAGGATTACCTGCGCAAAGCCCAATACCTCAATTATGAAGGCATGCGGGCGATGTATGAAGCCTTTGAAGCCAACCGTTTCAGGGCTACCGGCATTATCCAGTGGATGTACAATGCCTCATGGCCAAAACTATGGTGGCAACTCTACGATTACTACCTGATGCCCACCGGAGCCTTTTACGGAGCCCAAAGCGCCAACGAGCCACTGCACATATCCTATAATTACGGGAACAACAGTATTGATGCGATGAATAACACATCCGCCGTGGCCAATGGCCTTTCCGCAGAAGTCAGGGTATTTGATTTCGACATGAAACCAGTATTCCATCAAACCATATCCCTGCATTCCCTTCCTGCACAAGCAACGAAGCAAGTGGTTACTTTACCATCTGATCTCAATGTGAGCACCACCTGGTTCCTGGATTTGCGCCTCTATAACACAACACATCAATTGATCAGCACCAATTTTTATGTACTCTCCACCAGGCACGACGAGCTGGATGAAGCCAAAAGCAACTGGTATATCACACCCCAGTCGCAATATGCCGACCTTACGATGTTACAGCAATTACCCATGGTGACATTGGACAAACGTGTGAGTGTGACACAACAGGGAGGCAACACCCGGGTAACGGTAAAGCTGAAGAACCCCACGAAGCAGCTGGCCTTTATGGTCTATCTCGACCTGAAGGATAAAACCAGGGATGCCTCTGTGACGCCCGTCTTCTGGGGAGAGAACTACTTCACCCTGTTGCCTGGGGAAGAACGAACCATATCAGGGTATTGCCATAGTGCCGACCTGCACGGCGATGCGGCAGAAGTGACGGTAGGCGGGTGGAATGTAAAATGA